In a genomic window of Ochrobactrum sp. Marseille-Q0166:
- a CDS encoding ABC transporter ATP-binding protein, translating to MSKHVLTVDGLVIQIAGQPVVDGVSFHVNEGEILSVVGESGCGKSLTAFSVMGLLPKVAKVASGSIRFGVKDLLNIPERKRRSLRGNDLAMIFQEPVASLNPLMKIGKQIEESLIVHRNLSGKAARHAAIAMLEKVGIPEPEIRAGQYPFELSGGMCQRAMIAMALICRPKLLIADEPTTALDVTIQAQILDLMKNLRDETGTAILLITHDMGVVADMADRVAVMYAGRVIEQAPVEAIFSRQEHPYTKLLLSTIPRMEGAPKTHLPTIEGIVPDIGSWPDGCRFAPRCPIAEDHCSAQIPQLSPRIDVGAAACWRSQHVGALL from the coding sequence ATGAGCAAACATGTGCTTACAGTCGATGGGCTTGTCATCCAGATTGCCGGTCAACCCGTGGTGGATGGTGTCAGCTTTCATGTCAATGAAGGAGAAATTCTCTCTGTTGTGGGCGAATCCGGTTGCGGAAAATCATTGACCGCATTTTCAGTTATGGGGCTACTTCCCAAGGTCGCAAAGGTAGCTTCAGGCAGCATTCGCTTTGGCGTAAAAGATCTGCTGAATATCCCCGAAAGGAAACGGCGTAGCCTACGCGGCAATGATTTGGCTATGATATTTCAGGAGCCAGTTGCTTCACTCAATCCACTGATGAAAATCGGCAAGCAGATTGAGGAAAGCCTTATCGTGCATCGCAATTTGAGCGGTAAAGCAGCCCGCCATGCCGCTATCGCCATGCTTGAAAAAGTTGGTATTCCAGAGCCGGAAATTAGGGCCGGGCAATATCCTTTTGAGCTATCCGGCGGCATGTGCCAGCGCGCAATGATTGCTATGGCACTGATTTGTCGACCTAAACTGCTGATAGCAGACGAGCCGACAACTGCTTTGGATGTGACCATTCAAGCGCAGATACTTGACCTGATGAAGAATCTACGCGACGAGACTGGAACTGCCATTCTTCTAATTACCCATGACATGGGCGTGGTAGCCGATATGGCTGACCGCGTAGCAGTGATGTATGCAGGGCGCGTGATCGAACAGGCTCCCGTTGAAGCGATTTTTTCTCGGCAGGAGCATCCCTATACGAAACTTCTGCTCTCAACCATTCCGCGGATGGAGGGTGCGCCTAAAACCCATCTACCGACAATTGAAGGCATTGTCCCCGACATAGGTTCATGGCCCGATGGATGCCGCTTCGCACCACGTTGCCCAATTGCTGAAGATCATTGCAGTGCGCAGATACCGCAATTGTCGCCACGCATTGACGTTGGCGCTGCTGCTTGCTGGCGTTCACAACATGTGGGAGCGTTGCTATGA
- a CDS encoding oligopeptide/dipeptide ABC transporter ATP-binding protein — protein sequence MSDMLLSVENLKVHYAIRGGLLGRAINYVKAVDGVSLHIARGESVALVGESGCGKSTLGTAILGMTKATSGEISFDGKPVAHGMSETIRALSRDIQIVFQDPASALNPKLTIGESIAEPLAIHKIGTSAERRARVAELLKLVGLHPEHAQRMPGAFSGGQRQRIVIARALALNPKLMILDEPVSALDVSIRSQILNLLLDLQNQFGLSYLFISHDLSVVRHFADRVAVMYLGRIVETGKTSEVFDKPAHPYTEALISAIPLPDPIAQRQRKRIVLYGDLPSPANPPKGCGFSTRCPIVFADCHQTPPHLTAITQTRHLACYAHAK from the coding sequence ATGAGCGACATGCTACTTTCAGTCGAAAATCTCAAAGTCCATTATGCCATTCGCGGTGGCTTGCTGGGGCGGGCCATTAATTACGTCAAAGCCGTTGATGGGGTTAGCCTCCATATTGCAAGAGGCGAAAGCGTTGCACTGGTTGGTGAATCCGGCTGCGGAAAATCCACTCTGGGCACTGCAATCTTAGGCATGACGAAAGCAACGTCTGGCGAAATCAGTTTTGACGGAAAGCCAGTAGCGCACGGCATGTCAGAAACCATACGCGCGCTTTCGCGGGATATTCAGATCGTGTTTCAAGATCCGGCGTCTGCGCTTAATCCCAAGCTTACAATTGGTGAAAGTATTGCCGAACCACTTGCGATCCATAAGATCGGCACATCCGCAGAACGTCGCGCCCGTGTCGCAGAATTGCTTAAACTGGTTGGGCTTCACCCCGAACATGCGCAGCGCATGCCCGGTGCCTTTTCCGGCGGGCAAAGACAGCGCATCGTGATTGCCCGAGCGCTTGCACTTAATCCCAAGCTGATGATTTTGGATGAGCCAGTTTCGGCGCTCGATGTCTCCATCCGTTCGCAGATTCTCAATCTGCTCCTTGACCTTCAGAACCAGTTTGGCCTTTCCTATCTGTTCATCAGCCATGATCTTTCGGTGGTACGGCATTTTGCAGATCGAGTAGCTGTCATGTATCTGGGACGTATCGTTGAGACGGGCAAAACATCAGAAGTGTTCGATAAACCAGCGCATCCCTACACTGAAGCACTGATTTCAGCCATTCCTCTGCCTGATCCCATCGCTCAACGACAACGTAAGCGCATCGTCCTGTATGGCGATCTGCCTAGCCCCGCCAATCCGCCAAAGGGCTGTGGTTTTTCCACGCGCTGTCCCATCGTTTTTGCTGACTGCCATCAAACGCCGCCCCACTTAACTGCAATAACTCAGACTAGACATCTCGCCTGCTATGCACATGCGAAGTGA
- a CDS encoding DUF2971 domain-containing protein, giving the protein MTSDSHFCNAVFRYRSIQSLLGEHEELERQTVYFSPPEYLNDPMEGLRQIYWRGDRVTWRNLLRHYIICIHNRFFEALLSRDTECLPSDTIAVFQSLHNFPTSQVKSLCQACITAVEASDLHTALLDFLAKADRDISFTELQQLLRAVHLDWLYLIQKAFEDRALVPSTDGGPPDSAAAVKVIRTLQATNPEIREKYSIIGLDVIHEVQQHMAQQMTILTAIENANSLNPKRESLFFEFTSEYLSNLLKLVYPPWFVACFSTRHDNAAMWSYYADNHRGCCLVFRKQQTTGGMQLRLHGPNGYGARGITRSSQNMPLEPVCYAVQEQQIEFFTNIGRLPVEQLRRDWFSDYEGNISTLAEHLNQDKQESWRSGYWGNFAPPLLRKLPDWRHEEELRIVISDILGIHETPEGRTYTYDYDTLDGIIFGINTSLSDKVRIMQILDKKLGARTVSEPFKFFQARYNARSGCIETHHMSLLQHKRT; this is encoded by the coding sequence ATGACTTCAGATTCGCACTTTTGCAATGCCGTTTTCAGATATCGCTCAATTCAGTCACTGCTTGGTGAGCACGAAGAGTTGGAGCGCCAGACTGTTTATTTCTCACCACCTGAGTATCTCAACGATCCGATGGAAGGTCTGCGACAGATCTATTGGCGAGGAGATCGTGTAACTTGGCGCAACCTGTTGCGTCACTACATTATTTGCATTCACAATCGTTTCTTTGAAGCCCTCTTAAGTCGGGATACAGAATGCTTACCGTCAGATACGATTGCCGTATTTCAGTCACTACACAATTTTCCAACATCTCAGGTAAAATCGTTATGCCAAGCTTGTATAACGGCCGTCGAAGCTAGTGATCTTCATACTGCCTTACTTGATTTCCTTGCGAAGGCAGACCGTGACATTAGTTTCACAGAATTGCAGCAGTTACTCCGGGCAGTTCATTTAGATTGGCTATACTTGATTCAAAAAGCCTTCGAAGATCGAGCATTGGTCCCATCTACCGACGGGGGACCACCCGATTCAGCGGCGGCGGTCAAAGTCATTCGCACGCTCCAGGCAACAAATCCAGAAATTCGAGAAAAGTATTCTATTATTGGTCTCGATGTCATTCATGAAGTTCAGCAGCACATGGCTCAGCAAATGACAATTTTGACGGCCATTGAGAATGCAAATTCTTTGAATCCGAAGCGCGAAAGTCTCTTTTTCGAATTCACCTCAGAATACCTCAGCAACCTTTTGAAGCTTGTATATCCTCCATGGTTTGTTGCATGCTTTTCGACGCGGCATGATAATGCAGCGATGTGGAGCTACTATGCAGACAATCATCGTGGGTGCTGTCTTGTGTTCCGAAAACAACAAACAACCGGCGGTATGCAACTTCGCCTACACGGTCCCAACGGTTATGGAGCACGAGGCATTACAAGAAGCAGCCAAAATATGCCGCTCGAACCGGTGTGCTATGCTGTACAGGAACAGCAGATTGAATTTTTCACAAACATTGGTCGCTTACCCGTGGAACAGCTTCGCCGCGACTGGTTTAGTGATTATGAAGGCAACATATCAACTCTTGCGGAACACCTCAACCAAGACAAGCAAGAATCATGGCGAAGCGGCTATTGGGGTAATTTCGCACCGCCACTCCTTCGAAAACTACCAGACTGGCGACATGAGGAAGAACTCCGGATCGTGATTTCCGATATATTGGGCATCCACGAAACACCTGAAGGTCGGACATACACATATGATTATGATACGCTAGACGGTATCATTTTCGGAATAAACACCAGCCTGTCAGACAAAGTAAGGATTATGCAAATTCTGGATAAAAAACTTGGCGCCAGAACGGTATCCGAGCCATTCAAGTTCTTTCAGGCCCGCTATAATGCTCGGTCAGGATGCATCGAGACTCATCATATGAGCTTGCTCCAACACAAGCGGACATAA
- a CDS encoding DUF2513 domain-containing protein, which translates to MKRDMDLMRDLLLQIEELDQGFGSEVEIESRAHEPQVIAEHLRLLLEARLIDGDTVPDDEFPFDHVMPTRLTWAGHDFIGSVRDPEIWKKTKEGALSAKGFTLDLLQDLAKGFIKKKIADRTGIPL; encoded by the coding sequence TTGAAACGGGATATGGACTTGATGCGGGATTTACTTTTGCAGATTGAAGAGTTAGATCAAGGCTTTGGCAGCGAAGTCGAGATTGAATCGAGGGCTCACGAGCCACAGGTCATTGCCGAGCATCTTCGATTACTCCTTGAGGCCCGGCTCATTGACGGCGACACCGTTCCAGACGATGAGTTTCCGTTTGACCATGTCATGCCGACGCGGCTGACTTGGGCAGGACACGACTTCATAGGAAGTGTAAGAGACCCAGAAATCTGGAAAAAGACGAAGGAGGGGGCACTATCCGCAAAAGGCTTCACGCTTGACCTTTTGCAGGACCTCGCGAAGGGATTCATCAAAAAGAAAATCGCAGATCGGACAGGAATTCCACTTTGA
- a CDS encoding IS6 family transposase (programmed frameshift) yields MAVDFKGTHFPKSVILYAVFFYVRYSVSYRDLQEIMAERGVEVDHATLNRWVVRYAPQIAAQAQERKRTTLGSWRVDETYIKVKGKWTYLYRAVDRDVQTLDFMLSERRDFGAARRFFMKTSKQCGIPHKIVIDKSGANLAGAQAVNNILKITGTGKMIEILQVKYLNNILEQDHRFIKRITKHTLGFKAFHSASATIAGIEVAHMIRKKQFANNNRLPFQLFAELAA; encoded by the exons ATGGCGGTGGATTTCAAAGGTACTCACTTCCCGAAAAGTGTCATTCTTTACGCCGTTTTCTTCTATGTCCGCTATTCAGTTTCATATCGCGATCTGCAGGAGATTATGGCTGAACGTGGTGTCGAGGTTGACCATGCAACCTTGAACCGTTGGGTTGTTCGTTACGCGCCGCAGATTGCTGCGCAGGCACAAGAACGTAAACGCACAACGCTTGGCTCATGGCGTGTTGACGAGACCTATATAAAGGTCAAAGGGAAATGGACGTATTTGTATCGAGCGGTTGATCGTGACGTGCAAACCCTTGATTTCATGCTCTCTGAGCGCCGAGATTTCGGCGCTGCAAGGCGTTTCTTTATGAAAACCAGCAAGCAATG TGGTATTCCGCACAAGATTGTCATTGATAAAAGTGGAGCCAATCTGGCTGGTGCGCAGGCTGTAAACAACATCCTGAAAATCACCGGTACAGGTAAAATGATCGAAATTCTTCAGGTCAAATATCTCAACAATATTCTTGAACAGGACCATCGCTTCATCAAGCGGATTACAAAACACACATTGGGCTTCAAGGCGTTTCACAGCGCTTCAGCAACAATTGCTGGCATCGAAGTGGCGCATATGATCCGCAAGAAGCAGTTCGCCAACAATAATCGCTTGCCATTCCAGCTCTTTGCGGAGCTCGCAGCATAA
- a CDS encoding autotransporter outer membrane beta-barrel domain-containing protein, whose amino-acid sequence MAAVVSVALFDTLDIAHAEDLRGNSSLSPTSTLNGTGYGNGWGGGDSNLLTNADLLKAVNGRGGNGANGTDPYSTNHGVGGQGGAVGALTIDSSVSVISGSNGSSGADLIISNGGNNNGAGGGGGGAGVYLTGEAQTFSVRDGQKVVGGTGGTGSYTRGNGTYSVSGYGGGGGAGAIVLDAALVINAGGIVIGGAGGNGGNSSQYAKDGGTGGDGIVIIGASVENYGEVRGGKGGAGGTGNTSNNSGYGVKGGSAVRIGDGGKLINSGQLIAGEHASGSVNDKILDPAAIAIVGNNTTLELRAGSDIQGNVVVADGKTGNTLVLGGAANSTFAANEIGKDKKYDGFDGYKKAGTSTWSLTGVTTERTNWTVEGGALSIGQALSLGDTSGVLTLNGGALQTSANFDFIRNITVGANNGTIDVQSNTNGFNGIISGAGSLTKAGSGKMTVTGKLDQLGGVNINAGTLQIGKGGVDGAIEHNAMIAQGATLEFNHSNIEKYDGVLSGTGTLKVDSPGGVILTADSSAFTGKAELNGTTTVNGVLGASEIVVGSGGELDGTGRVIGNTIVQSGGTLEGSQGTTMTFDHNLTLETGSKLDLELGTASSAALFSVGGNLTLKTTINVSSIGGFGAGTYRIFDYTGNLLNANTVSADVSFGSTPQGVTVGNLTLVTSTAKQVSILNTTGATVNFWDGANPGGGSINGGSGTWSALGNNWTDESGNATNPWTTGEFAIFQGTGGTVTIDNAGTAVSASGLQFGVDGYKIDGQPLELKEAASATPIIRVGDGTLAGKDMTATISSQLQGTQGFVKTDFGTLILTGENTYTGDTKVQNGTLQIGDGGTSGSVVGNIIVGTNDSDEARLVYNRSDNVTVANAISGTGTLEKQGAGTLILTHENTYTGGTDVKQGVLQLGNGTDAGGVGEGDIHLAAGTQIIVDNGAHDTLLTQEISGEGDVVKKSEGVLTLEGDNTYTGNTLIDKGTVSVSRNTNLGDEVSQVVIGDGGKLNATDTFETDRSISVNSGTGSLGVDADKVLTVNNAVTGAGALKKEGDGTLILKGENTYAGGTKIDQGTLQIGDGGSKGSLTGNVDINDNAKLTIDLSKNHTIDGVISGNGGLEQKGPGTTTLTGENTYKGGTDITDGVLQVGSNSNLGDASGAIRIDGGALQTSDNFDTARNVELGSKGGEIDTQDNTNKVTGVISGPGQLIKDGSGTLILTGENTYEGGSKVENGILQIGDGGTSGSIKGPVELGAPDSALVIDLAKNITIESEISGSGGLTQQGSGTTTVTVPATYTGNTKITDGELHLVGEGSIAHSAKVEVDGVLDATGTTDSSVDLQSIDGNDKGIIKIGDKDLNITDAKDGIFAGTIEGTGGVDLKDGTQRLSGENTYTGGTKIDTDGTLIIGDGGTKGSVKGKIDVDGTLIYDRSDRYTVNPLEGNGNLEFQGNGTGVVDSKQELTGEVVVNENNTLVVEGAGDLSNSSGLTNNGNVDVAGIDAEDFRIKHLLGEESGEVALGDKNLVITEGDGSEYKGTIDGTGGLTVEKGKQVLTGENTYTGDTNIWPTAELQLGNEDKAGSITSNVVNQGILSGNGSMKDLLNKGTVSPGTDKSFGTLTVNGNYTSENGKLILHEELGGDNSKGDRLVIAGNTSGTTEVTVVNRGGLGAQTTNGIKVIEVGGQSNGVFNLNGDYTNYRGASAVVAGAYAYTLEKDGVTDPDGNWYLRSDRKDNKGESEYQAGVPVYGSSAAGIAMINRGGFASFGSRMNAGGTSADADDSQQNGNADGSIVRDRYFWGRVQGGSSSYKPNGSVTGSTFGTNDWTLQTGLDGQFVNNTSGQLFGSVWLDYTRSKIRSWSDYGRGETNVNGYGLGGAVTWYGSNGFYIDGQGKATWYKSDFESDRLSDTLASGVKSFGYALSLEAGQRVTINDRWSVTPQAQLIWSSLNTDSYRDVFDAYVETPDNNSLTGRIGLAANYTTAWKDANNTDAQFSVGGLVNVYRELKSGADYVTVSGADVPTGTIDKTWGEIGATVNYGWDNNKYSVYGKLSGATSLDNFGDSHSVSGNVGFRLKW is encoded by the coding sequence ATGGCTGCAGTAGTTTCGGTCGCATTATTTGATACACTCGATATAGCGCATGCCGAAGATTTGCGTGGGAATTCTTCATTGTCGCCTACTTCTACGCTTAACGGCACTGGTTATGGAAATGGCTGGGGGGGAGGAGATAGCAATCTGTTGACAAATGCTGATCTGCTTAAGGCTGTTAATGGGCGTGGGGGTAATGGAGCAAATGGTACAGATCCTTATTCCACCAACCATGGTGTAGGTGGGCAAGGTGGCGCAGTTGGGGCTTTAACAATCGATAGTAGTGTATCTGTTATTAGCGGTTCTAATGGATCTTCCGGCGCTGATCTTATTATTAGTAATGGTGGAAACAACAATGGCGCGGGCGGTGGCGGTGGCGGTGCTGGTGTTTATTTGACTGGAGAGGCGCAAACTTTTTCTGTTCGAGACGGACAAAAGGTTGTTGGAGGAACTGGTGGAACGGGTAGCTATACTAGAGGAAATGGAACCTATTCGGTTTCAGGTTACGGTGGTGGCGGCGGTGCCGGGGCAATTGTTTTGGACGCTGCATTAGTTATCAATGCTGGTGGTATTGTTATTGGGGGCGCCGGTGGAAACGGAGGGAATTCCTCCCAATATGCAAAAGATGGTGGTACCGGAGGTGACGGGATTGTTATAATTGGAGCCTCCGTCGAAAATTATGGTGAAGTAAGAGGCGGTAAAGGTGGGGCTGGAGGAACCGGAAACACTAGCAATAATAGTGGCTATGGAGTGAAAGGCGGCAGTGCGGTACGAATAGGTGATGGCGGAAAGCTCATTAACTCAGGACAATTAATAGCCGGAGAGCATGCCTCTGGTAGCGTAAACGATAAAATATTGGACCCAGCCGCGATAGCCATTGTCGGCAATAATACAACGCTTGAGTTACGGGCTGGTTCTGACATTCAGGGTAATGTTGTTGTTGCGGATGGCAAGACTGGCAATACACTAGTTTTAGGCGGTGCTGCAAACTCGACCTTTGCTGCGAACGAGATCGGCAAGGACAAGAAGTATGATGGCTTCGATGGTTATAAAAAAGCGGGTACTTCGACGTGGTCGTTGACAGGTGTAACGACTGAACGGACGAATTGGACTGTCGAAGGCGGTGCGTTGTCGATTGGTCAGGCTCTTAGTCTGGGTGATACCAGTGGTGTTTTGACCTTAAATGGTGGTGCATTGCAGACATCTGCTAATTTTGATTTTATTCGTAACATTACGGTTGGAGCCAATAACGGCACGATTGATGTCCAGTCGAATACGAATGGTTTTAATGGCATTATTTCCGGTGCGGGCAGCCTGACCAAAGCAGGATCTGGCAAAATGACTGTTACTGGCAAGCTTGACCAGCTTGGCGGGGTTAACATCAATGCGGGAACGTTACAGATCGGCAAGGGCGGTGTTGACGGCGCGATTGAACATAATGCTATGATTGCTCAAGGTGCTACGCTTGAGTTTAATCATTCCAACATTGAAAAATATGATGGTGTTTTGAGCGGCACTGGCACACTCAAGGTTGATAGCCCCGGCGGCGTTATATTGACCGCTGATAGCAGTGCATTCACCGGTAAGGCTGAGTTGAATGGCACAACGACCGTGAATGGCGTGCTTGGCGCGTCTGAGATCGTCGTCGGAAGCGGTGGTGAGTTAGATGGTACAGGCAGGGTTATAGGGAATACAATTGTTCAGTCAGGCGGCACCCTTGAGGGATCGCAAGGCACAACCATGACATTTGATCATAATCTTACGCTCGAAACCGGCAGTAAACTGGATTTGGAGTTGGGAACCGCGAGCAGTGCCGCACTATTTTCGGTCGGTGGTAATCTTACATTGAAGACGACTATAAATGTGTCTTCAATCGGTGGCTTTGGTGCAGGCACATACCGAATTTTTGATTATACAGGCAATTTGCTTAATGCTAACACGGTTTCAGCCGATGTCAGTTTTGGTTCCACTCCTCAAGGTGTTACGGTAGGTAACTTAACACTTGTCACATCGACCGCCAAGCAGGTTTCAATCCTTAACACTACGGGTGCAACCGTTAATTTCTGGGATGGCGCCAATCCGGGTGGCGGTTCCATTAATGGGGGCTCTGGAACATGGAGCGCGCTTGGCAACAATTGGACGGATGAAAGCGGCAACGCAACCAATCCATGGACAACTGGTGAATTTGCTATTTTCCAAGGTACCGGCGGAACGGTTACGATTGATAATGCCGGTACCGCAGTTTCAGCGTCTGGATTGCAGTTTGGTGTTGATGGTTACAAGATTGATGGTCAACCTCTGGAGCTGAAAGAAGCCGCAAGTGCAACCCCTATCATTCGTGTTGGCGATGGGACTTTGGCCGGCAAGGACATGACTGCGACGATTTCTTCGCAGCTTCAAGGCACCCAAGGCTTCGTGAAAACTGACTTCGGCACTCTTATTCTGACTGGTGAGAACACCTACACTGGCGACACCAAAGTCCAAAATGGTACGCTTCAGATTGGTGACGGCGGTACGAGCGGCAGTGTTGTTGGCAATATTATTGTCGGTACGAACGATTCAGATGAAGCGCGTCTGGTTTACAATCGTTCTGATAATGTCACAGTGGCGAATGCCATTTCGGGCACGGGTACGCTGGAAAAACAGGGTGCTGGTACACTTATTCTAACCCATGAAAACACCTACACGGGCGGAACAGACGTTAAGCAAGGCGTTCTGCAACTGGGTAATGGTACTGATGCTGGCGGTGTTGGCGAAGGCGATATTCATCTTGCAGCAGGCACGCAGATTATTGTCGACAATGGCGCTCACGATACTCTTCTGACGCAGGAAATCTCCGGTGAAGGTGACGTTGTCAAGAAGTCGGAAGGCGTTCTGACGCTTGAAGGTGACAATACCTACACTGGCAATACTTTGATCGACAAAGGTACTGTATCTGTCAGTCGCAACACCAATCTTGGCGATGAAGTCAGTCAGGTGGTTATTGGTGACGGCGGCAAGCTGAATGCGACAGATACTTTCGAAACAGATCGTTCAATTTCTGTTAATTCGGGTACAGGCTCGTTAGGCGTGGATGCCGATAAAGTCTTGACTGTTAATAACGCAGTAACCGGTGCTGGTGCTTTGAAAAAAGAGGGTGACGGAACGCTGATCCTTAAGGGTGAGAATACCTATGCTGGCGGTACAAAAATCGATCAAGGAACGTTGCAGATCGGTGATGGTGGCTCGAAGGGCAGCTTAACCGGAAATGTTGATATTAACGACAATGCAAAGCTCACGATCGACCTTTCCAAAAACCACACGATTGATGGCGTGATTTCCGGCAACGGCGGCCTTGAGCAGAAAGGTCCTGGCACAACTACTTTGACGGGTGAGAACACCTATAAGGGCGGCACTGACATTACAGATGGCGTTCTGCAGGTTGGCTCGAACTCAAATCTCGGAGATGCTTCGGGTGCGATCAGAATTGATGGCGGTGCACTGCAAACATCGGACAACTTTGACACAGCGCGTAATGTTGAGCTGGGTTCGAAAGGTGGCGAAATTGATACGCAGGATAATACCAATAAGGTGACAGGTGTCATCTCCGGTCCTGGCCAGCTCATAAAAGATGGCTCCGGCACACTGATTCTAACTGGTGAGAACACCTATGAAGGTGGATCCAAGGTTGAAAATGGCATCTTGCAAATTGGTGATGGTGGTACATCAGGCAGTATCAAGGGGCCTGTTGAGCTAGGAGCGCCAGATAGTGCATTGGTGATTGATCTTGCGAAAAATATTACAATTGAAAGCGAAATCTCAGGCTCGGGTGGTCTGACACAGCAGGGTAGTGGCACCACGACGGTCACTGTACCAGCTACTTATACGGGCAACACCAAGATCACTGATGGAGAGTTGCATCTCGTTGGCGAAGGCAGCATTGCGCATTCTGCAAAAGTTGAAGTCGACGGTGTCCTTGATGCAACAGGCACCACTGACTCCAGCGTTGATCTTCAGAGCATCGACGGCAATGATAAGGGCATCATCAAAATCGGTGATAAAGACCTCAATATCACTGATGCAAAAGACGGTATCTTTGCTGGTACGATTGAAGGTACAGGTGGTGTTGACTTAAAGGATGGCACTCAGCGTCTCAGCGGAGAAAACACTTACACAGGTGGTACCAAGATTGACACTGATGGTACACTGATTATCGGTGACGGTGGTACGAAGGGTAGCGTGAAAGGCAAGATTGATGTCGATGGTACGCTGATTTACGATCGTTCCGATCGCTATACAGTGAACCCACTGGAAGGAAACGGTAATCTTGAGTTCCAGGGCAACGGCACTGGCGTTGTCGACAGCAAGCAGGAGCTGACGGGTGAAGTTGTTGTCAATGAAAACAATACGCTTGTCGTAGAAGGTGCTGGCGATCTAAGCAATTCTTCCGGTCTCACCAACAATGGTAATGTCGATGTTGCTGGTATCGATGCTGAAGATTTCCGTATCAAGCATTTGCTCGGTGAGGAAAGCGGTGAAGTCGCTCTTGGTGATAAGAATCTTGTTATCACTGAAGGTGATGGTAGCGAATACAAGGGCACTATAGATGGTACAGGTGGCCTAACAGTTGAAAAGGGCAAGCAAGTCCTTACCGGCGAGAACACGTATACGGGTGATACTAATATCTGGCCAACTGCCGAGCTGCAGCTTGGCAATGAAGACAAAGCGGGAAGTATTACATCAAACGTGGTCAACCAGGGCATATTATCGGGCAATGGATCGATGAAGGATCTGTTGAACAAAGGCACTGTCTCACCAGGTACGGATAAGAGCTTCGGCACGTTAACTGTTAATGGCAATTATACAAGTGAAAATGGCAAGTTGATCCTCCATGAAGAGCTTGGTGGCGATAACAGCAAGGGTGATCGTCTCGTAATTGCAGGCAACACATCGGGAACCACTGAAGTAACAGTTGTTAATCGTGGTGGCCTTGGAGCGCAGACGACGAATGGCATCAAAGTGATTGAAGTTGGTGGCCAATCTAATGGTGTGTTTAATCTGAATGGAGATTATACCAACTATCGTGGTGCGAGTGCTGTTGTTGCTGGTGCTTACGCGTATACGTTAGAAAAAGACGGTGTCACTGATCCAGATGGCAACTGGTATCTGCGCAGTGATAGGAAAGACAATAAAGGTGAATCTGAATATCAGGCAGGTGTCCCGGTATATGGAAGCTCAGCTGCTGGTATAGCAATGATCAACCGTGGCGGGTTCGCAAGCTTTGGTTCACGCATGAATGCCGGTGGTACGAGTGCTGATGCTGATGACAGCCAGCAGAATGGCAATGCTGATGGTTCGATTGTCCGTGATCGTTACTTCTGGGGCCGTGTGCAGGGTGGTTCGAGCTCTTACAAACCAAATGGCAGCGTTACGGGTTCGACCTTTGGTACGAATGACTGGACACTACAGACAGGTCTTGATGGTCAGTTCGTCAACAACACATCTGGGCAGCTATTCGGTAGTGTATGGCTTGATTATACACGTAGCAAAATCCGCAGCTGGTCTGATTACGGCAGAGGCGAGACTAACGTAAATGGTTATGGCCTTGGCGGTGCAGTCACCTGGTATGGTTCCAACGGCTTTTATATTGACGGACAGGGCAAAGCGACGTGGTATAAATCAGACTTTGAGTCAGATCGCCTCAGCGATACTCTGGCAAGCGGTGTAAAGAGTTTTGGTTATGCCCTCAGCCTCGAAGCTGGTCAGCGTGTTACAATCAACGATCGTTGGTCGGTTACACCACAGGCACAGCTCATCTGGTCATCTTTGAACACCGATAGCTATCGTGATGTGTTTGATGCTTATGTCGAAACACCAGACAACAACAGCTTAACAGGACGCATAGGTTTGGCTGCTAATTACACAACCGCATGGAAGGATGCGAACAATACCGATGCACAGTTTAGCGTGGGTGGTCTCGTTAATGTGTATCGCGAGCTGAAGAGCGGTGCAGATTATGTCACCGTATCGGGTGCTGATGTTCCAACCGGGACAATCGACAAAACCTGGGGTGAAATCGGAGCGACTGTAAATTATGGATGGGATAACAATAAATATTCCGTCTATGGCAAGCTCTCAGGCGCAACAAGCCTCGACAATTTTGGAGACAGCCATTCTGTCTCTGGTAATGTCGGCTTCCGATTGAAGTGGTAA